The following proteins come from a genomic window of Rhea pennata isolate bPtePen1 unplaced genomic scaffold, bPtePen1.pri scaffold_145, whole genome shotgun sequence:
- the LOC134154170 gene encoding uncharacterized protein LOC134154170, with protein sequence RPAVPLWVSPPSPRPSPRPAVPRVGLTTIPTSVPTSCRPPLWVSPPSPRPSPRPAVPLWVSPPSPRPSPRPAVPLWVSPPSLRPSPRPAVPRVGPTTTPTSISTSCRPRVGLTTIPTSVPASVPTSCRPPVGLTTIPTSIPTSYRPPVGLTTTPTSVPASVPTSCRPPVGLTTIPTSVPTSVPTSCCPPVGLTTTPTSVPTSCRPPVGLTTTPTSVPASVPTSCRPPVGLTTIPTSVPTSYRPPVGLTTTPASVPASVPTSYRPPVGLTTTPTSVPTSYRPRVGLIPTPTSIPTSYHPPPHVRPHVLPSPV encoded by the exons CGTCCTGCCGTCCCCCTGTGGGTCTCACCACCATCCCCGCGTCCGTCCCCACGTCCTGCCGTCCCCCGCGTGGGTCTCACCACCATCCCCACGTCCGTCCCCACGTCCTGCCGTCCCCCGC TGTGGGTCTCACCACCATCCCCACGTCCGTCCCCACGTCCTGCCGTCCCCCTGTGGGTCTCACCACCATCCCCACGTCCGTCCCCACGTCCTGCCGTCCCCCTGTGGGTCTCACCACCATCCCTGCGTCCGTCCCCACGTCCTGCCGTCCCCCGTGTGGgtcccaccaccacccccacgTCCATCTCCACGTCCTGCCGTCCCCGTGTGGGTCTCACCACCATCCCCACGTCCGTCCCCGCGTCCGTCCCCACGTCCTGCCGTCCCCCTGTGGGTCTCACCACCATCCCCACGTCCATCCCCACGTCCTACCGTCCCCCTGTGGGTCTCACCACCACCCCCACATCCGTCCCCGCGTCTGTCCCCACGTCCTGCCGTCCCCCTGTGGGTCTCACCACCATCCCCACGTCCGTCCCCACGTCCGTCCCCACGTCCTGCTGTCCCCCTGTGGGTCTCACCACCACCCCCACGTCCGTCCCCACGTCCTGCCGTCCCCCTGTGGGTCTCACCACCACCCCCACATCCGTCCCCGCGTCCGTCCCCACATCCTGCCGTCCCCCTGTGGGTCTCACCACCATCCCCACGTCCGTCCCCACGTCCTACCGTCCCCCTGTGGGTCTCACCACCACCCCCGCGTCCGTCCCCGCGTCCGTCCCCACGTCCTACCGTCCCCCTGTGGGTCTCACCACCACCCCCACGTCCGTCCCCACGTCCTACCGTCCCCGTGTGGGTCTCATCCCCACCCCCACGTCCATCCCCACGTCCTACCATCCCCCT CCCCACGTCCGTCCCCACGTCCTGCCGTCCCCCGTGTAG
- the TGFB1I1 gene encoding transforming growth factor beta-1-induced transcript 1 protein: MDDLDALLADLETTTSHLARRPVLLTDPPAGPPVTPSPTTEDVARPPPPPYGPGPSAAPPAGGDTEQLYSTVHKARAPRAAAPRPHSPPAPPGLGELDRLLRDLNVTHCSIADEILAQFPPLKGPDGEKKEEKEEEEEEAEDGASPPRTTTTTSTTTSTTTSTTTSTLGCSSGPPPPSASSATQELDRLMASLSDFRLRSTPPPPVVQQPAPGTLDSMLVLLQSDLSRRGVPTGSKGLCGACQKPIAGQVVTALGCTWHPEHFVCAHCQQELGGSTFFEKDGAPYCERDYFQLFAPRCGQCAQPILDKMVTALDKNWHPEHFCCVKCGRPFGEEGFLEKDGQQYCRQDFAELFASRCRGCGRPILEGYVAALEGLWHPECFVCGECLAPFSAGTFFEAGGRPYCERHFRGGRAQACRGCGEPIAGRCVTAMAQRFHPEHFVCAFCRRPLAKGPFQEQAGKAYCQPCFRRLFG; this comes from the exons ATGGACGACCTGG ACGCGCTGCTGGCTGACCTGGAGACAACGACGTCCCACCTGGCCCGGCGCCCGGTGCTGCTCACCGACCCGCCGGCGGGACCCCCAgtgacccccagccccacaacTGAGGATGTGGCCCGGCCCCCGCCACCCCCCTATGGCCCC GGGCCCagcgccgcccccccggcggGGGGTGACACCGAGCAGCTCTACAG cacGGTGCACAAGGCtcgggcgccccgcgccgccgccccccggccccacagccccccggcgccccccggcctGGGCGAGCTCGACCGGCTCCTGCGAGACCTCAACGTCACCCACTGCTCCATCGCAG ATGAGATCCTGGCCCAGTTCCCACCGCTGAAGGGTCCCGACggggagaagaaggaggagaaggaggaggaggaggaggaggccgaaGATGGGGCGTCCCCTCCGCG caccaccaccaccaccagcaccaccaccagcaccaccaccagcaccaccaccagcaccctTGGGTGCAGCTCGGGGCCCCCCCCGCCCTCGGCCTCCTCGGCCACCCAGGAGCTCGACCGCCTCATGGCCTCGCTCTCCGACTTCCGCCTCCGCAGCACG ccgccgccgccggtggTGCAACAGCCGGCGCCCGGCACCCTCGACTCCATGCTGGTGCTGCTACAGTCGGACCTGAGCCGCCGCGGGGTGCCCACGGGCTCCAAGGGGCTCTGCGGCGCCTGCCAGAAGCCCATCGCCGGGCAG GTGGTGACGGCGCTGGGGTGCACGTGGCACCCCGAGCACTTCGTGTGCGCCCACtgccagcaggagctggggggcagcaCCTTCTTCGAGAAGGACGGGGCGCCCTACTGCGAGCGCGACTACTTCCAGCTCTTCGCCCCCCGCTGCGGCCAGTGCGCCCAGCCCATCCTCGAC AAAATGGTGACGGCGCTGGACAAGAACTGGCACCCGGAGCACTTCTGCTGCGTCAAGTGCGGGCGGCCCTTCGGCGAGGAGG GCTTCCTGGAGAAGGACGGCCAGCAGTACTGCCGGCAGGACTTCGCCGAGCTCTTCGCCagccgctgccggggctgcgggcgACCCATCCTGGAGGGCTACGTGGCCGCCCTCGAGGGCCTCTGGCACCCCGAGTGCTTCGTCTGCGGG GAGTGCTTGGCGCCCTTCTCGGCCGGCACCTTCTTCGAGGCCGGGGGTCGGCCCTACTGCGAGCGGCACTtccgggggggccgggcccaGGCGtgccggggctgcggggagcccaTCGCCGGGCGTTGCGTCACCGCCATGGCCCAACGCTTCCACCCCGAGCACTTCGTCTGCGCCTTCTGCCGCCGGCCCCTGGCCAAGGGCCCCTTCCAGGAGCAGGCCGGCAAGGCCTACTGCCAACCCTGCTTCCGGCGGCTCTTCGGCTga